GGCCACGATGGTACAGCGCCCTGCTCAAGGGCGGCCGGTAGTGTAGTGGTAAAggtgggacccacaaggtcggtggttcgatccccggtgtagccacaatgagatccgcacagccgctgggcccttgagcaaggcctttaaccctacattgctccgggggggggggattgtctcctgcttagtctaatcaacgttgctctggataagagcgtctgccaaatggcagtaatgtaatgtaatgctcgtTACGCCTCCAGTGATCCAGAGAGAATCTCGCAGCGCGTCGAGCGGTTCGTGAACGCACGCGTCCGCATGGAACTTACCGTCAACCGGTCTCCACCCGTTTTTTTCTGGCTCTGGTCCAAGAGTTAGTAACTGCCGAGTTTCACCTGAATTACTCTCGAGTATGTTCCTCAAGCATGtccacatatacatatacatatacacatacacatgtacgtacacacacacgccgctaAATACTCCCATCAGCTTGAATTTTATGAGTTTGAACAAGATCAAGTCAGCCTGAATGGTGAAACACCCTTCAGCACACGCTCATGGACATTCATTAAAGCAGAATCATTCAAACGAATCCAGTTACGTAGGTACAGGTTTGAATGGAGCAAAAACCAGGACCGtctctggcactccaggacctgGACTGCCCACCGCCGACCGCCTATGTCACGGTCAAGATGAGAAGTAGTTCCCAATTGGGATTTAAAAAGTATATCCTAACCCAagtattaaaatgacaaaatatgaaattagCTACTGGAACTAAGAACAAAACGGGCATGAGTGGGTGGGTATATCGCTGCAAAGGCTATTGCAATATTAATGCACTGTGTTCTGGAGATCAGTTTATATTAAGCAACATGATTAAATGGCTAGCACAGGTTTGAGCTGGAGGGCTAAGGTGAACCTGTACTAATTTAGCAGTGCAAGTCACAACCACAAACTACAGCAGGGCTCAAATTAAAACGGATACAGCCAAGGATGATTCATATGAAACATCACCCTTtatcaaaattattttcagaCATCCTAAACTGCTGCGCAATCTGGTAATTCAGCGTTCATAAtcaatatccacacacacatccacaaataCTCATTCATTACTCACATTCACTATTCACTGAATGTGCCAGtgtaaaagaataaaataaatgcacaatacTGAAAACAAGTTGATTTTGCTTATAACATTTATTTCCCCACATGAGAAAATATTGATTCAGACAGGTTATAGGCAAGTAGATAAAATCTGCAGTTTGTACAAGCTTAACTTCTCTTGAGCGCCATCTTATAAACAGGGTCTAGAATTCTAGTAAACTCTTTCTACAATAAATACAAGGTTCTGTGCTTAAGGGCGGACTCAGAAACCGACTCACAGCCAGAGAACAATACAAATCACCTCCCAACGGCGTAATCTGATAAAACCTCAATATCactacgcacacacagtcacgcagtCCTGCCTGTCCTTGTTTTTAATAGTTTATCTTAAATAACAGATTTACTTTCAATTGTCAACCAATATatatcatttcatttctttattttttgctttccataaataaattacattttgtttatcaAAAAAACAACGAGAATATACTGTTTGTAGAACTATTGACATCACAGACAAGCGGAATACACTTTAAGCCAGTCAGTAATTTAGTGAGTATTTTACAAGTATGTACATCCTCGTGCCTCTTCCTGCCTGTATGCGACTCATTTCATcttcaacaaaaatgaaataaaattaaaaggtACTGTATGATagaaatacatatatacatgaATGTGTCTTTAAATGTACAAGAAAGTGgttgtaaaatattaaaaagtaaaaagctaTTGTAAGAAAATGGCAGTGATCCATTCGtactgtggttttttttttttcggtttttttcgttttttttatataaatatgaaaaaagtgaatgttttttttattcttccccCAAACATTCCCGTCTTTGATAGTAGTCTTTGAAAAAAACGGAGGCGTTCCCTCGGAAACCCGCTCCCGCTCCTGCGGTTCCACTCCTCTCCCAACTGCCAACCTCAGGGCGCATTCACACGGACCCCACAGGCGCGGGACAGCCTCTATCAGGCAGGCCGGCACGATGGAGTCGAACCTCCGAGAGTACGACTTCACCCTTCTCCCATACGAAGCCCAGCACCACCtcgcctcccctcccctcctcaacACCCTCTCTAGATGCGTTAATGTGGCGGAAAGGCCGGGTGCCAAACCTCCCGCTCTGTGCAGGCGTTGTGGGCggagcgccccctacaggtaGCTGGAGGTGACGAAGGGGTGGTCCCCGCGCACGCGGCTGAGGTGCAGCATGGCGCGGTCGTATGCCACCTGCACGGACTTCCGGATGCTGGTCTTACGGCCCTCCATCATGCGCAGCTTGTCTGCAGTGTCGTCCACCCCCAGGGGCAGAACCTTAGTGCGCGGGAGCCActgcctgcagggggcaggagagagaggagagagagggagggagggagggagggggagagagggagggagggagggagggagagagggagagagggagagagggagagagggagagaaggagagaaggagaggagagaaggagagaaggagagagggagagggagagagggagggggagggagagagggagttcAGTGCCCACTATACCTCCAACATGCTCGCACGCattcacacaaatgcactctCATACGCATACACAaagctcacacacatatgcaagtGCACTCAATTCAATTTCTCTCTATAGTGCTTTTTATACAGAAAGCAGTCACAAAGGCACTTTACGGCGTAACAGAAAGGGCAAAagccaggcctgaacccccaaatagcaagcacatgagATAAACCCACACGCATCTCAACCTCAGAGAAGGAGAGCGATACGGAGCTTATCTGGCTTTTTCAGTCCAGAGCCCGGGGCCCCAGGGCCTTCGGGCGGTGAAAGGGTTAAGGCCCTCACCAGGTCCTCTTGTTGTCGAAGAAGAGCACGAGGAAGAGCTTCTCCCCCGCCTCCTCCTGCCTCAGCTCCCCCAGTTTGAGCACGTCCTGGGGGGGCACGGGGATGGGGACCCCGTTGTGCAGCAGCCCCTCCTGGGGCATGTCCGGGTCGATGATctgaggagagagatgggggagccGTGAACATCTGAACTCCTTCAGACCACACTTCCTCTGTGCACTGTGTATGTCAATACGTTCTAATTCTACTCAATAAGCGTGTGCATTCAGATATTTGCGTGTAAGTGTGTACGTATGCaagtatatgtatacatatttgCGTGTGACATTGTGGTGTTGTGTACACGCAGTAGTTAAAGACAAAAAGGGATCAATGGATCAATGAGACTCCTCGGGTGTCCCAGCAGGGCGTTTAAAGGGGTGCGCGGGGGGAGCAGCTCACCAGAGCGGGGTAGGATGGGTACCCGCGACACTTGGCCCAGACCAGGTCCAGGGGCTCCAGCTCCGCCCCGTTCTCAAAGGGCATGAGGAGGCTGCTgcctgcacacaaacagacacacacaacctcattcTGGGCAGCTAGCtctggaggtaagagcagtcgtctggcagtcggagggttgctggttcgatcctgccctgggtgtgtcgaagtgtccctgagcaagacacctaaccccccctaatgctcctgataagccggttggtgccttgcatggcagccaatcaccactggtttgtgagtgtgtgtatgaataggtgaatgagaagcatcaattgcacagcgctttggataaaggcgctatataaacgccaaccaaCCAACCCCGCTTTCACACCCTCGGGGGTTCAATACAATTAAGCCCAGTCAAACATATGTGCCACTATgcactcactgaccactttattgggaacacctacttattcatgtgattatcaaatcagccaatcacgtggcggCAGTGCAACGCATAagatcatgcagatacgggtgaGGAGCTTAAGTTaatcaaacatcagaatggggaaaaatgtgatccaagtgactttgagcgtggaatgattggtggtgccagaaactgctcatctcctgggattttcactctccacagtttgcagagaatgatgcgaaaaacaaaaacatccactgagcagaaacgccttgttaatgagagaggtcagaggtgaatggccaggaaggtgaccgtaacaagcatctctgaacacacaatgcgtcaaatcaagtggataggctacagcagcagaagtaaaaaaaataaataataagtctaatgaatacctaataaagagctcactgagtgcatgtcagCCTTATACATTACAGCATGGCACTCAGCTATAATGGTCCCAACTGGGGAGGTTGATTCACAAACACAATAATCATAAAGGTTCTGTTCGAATCACCAATTTAAACATAAtggctttgtttttttacattaaaattaaaacattaaatcacTTCTGGAAAAGCGAACGATAGAGATCGTCCATGCTACATCAGGATTTTcatttgtaaagaaaaacacagatcaATGGAAAAAAACTCAGGAGCTGCCTGGAGAAGCCAGATGGTGTCCTGCAGGTAAGGAAATGGCTACTGTGTGCAAGGCTTAAATAAATCTATGAAGTTACCAGACGCAACTTTCTACAAACTGTACACTCTATGTAACGGTGTTTGTCTTATTTAAGCAATAGAATTCCCTAACCAAATACAGTAAATGGAACACAAACATTTTGAAGCACTTAAGTCAGGACTAAACTCTTGCCACTCAATTTAAATTGTTTTCCATTATCTGCTTTTTCCCTTACTGGTCCTCTGGTCCTGGCACTGATACATGAGGGACCACAGGACAGTAAAATCTAATTTTACAGACAGACATCTTTGTCAGACAGGGAAGTTATGCAGGTTCTACCATGAGACATGCAAACCATGCATTTCGCACAGAGTTCAGCCCCTTACAGTTATTTATCGCTTACCCGTTAAGATACAAGACCACaattatgtgattagaatgttcttatcttaacattctgatgctgatgtaacaatcactcctGGTAATTGAAAGTAATGGGAGTTCTAGAATATGGATCATTCTTTccaaaaagcctactcttcaaagggttaaaattgCCTTTGAGTATGCCTTACACAGAGAATAAATCTAGCGTTTCAGAGCTGGCTCTCCCAGCACTCTTCCAGACTGCTACGGGGAGCAGTATTCTCTGGGATCAGATCCAAGCAAAACCATGTAGTCCATTATTAAACACAACCAATGTTCACAAGCAAACAACCCCAGTTTTTCATGACTTAACAAGTGCAGAGTCAACAGTTtcatataaacattttttttttttttaaaacagtctGCAAATGGTTTACGGCAAAATGTTGAGCAAGAGAATTTTCTGCAAATTACACCCAACCTAAACGCAGTCCAGTCAACCAACTTCCACAATGCCAATCAAAAGGGAGTTTGAGGAACTGATGCCTTTTTGAAATTGGGAACATTGATGAAACAGGAAAATGGTAAGATGGAGCAAAAGAGCTGCCCTTGCAGTCCAGCTAGATGacgtttaataaaaaaataaaaaaagaatgattCATACCAAGTGAGTAATCAGTAATAATTCCAACCGCAATCAGCATCTCATTAGGATATTAATAATAGGCTTTTCTATGACAGCTTTATGAATGACACCtcttttcatttcagtgaacaactaTTTTGGGCATATTTTTCCAAATGGTATGATTTCATTCCAAACTTTCTTTTTCTTATGTATATTTTAGTGTGAAGACATGGCCCCTTGCCCAAGTCTGCTAGCATCTCAGATTTCTTATGAAAGCAGTGACTTGCATTCATCCAGAGCTCACCACatcattattgttgttgttgttattgtgagTACAAGTTTCGATCAGACTGTAGTATTTGCAGTTTAACTGTCTGCAAGAACAGAAGTGAGAGCTGTACTAGACACAAAGACcttgggaaaaaaatgtaatgtcactTTATACTTAATTATGGTATACCTAACATTATTCCATTAGAACACATTCCATACTCTTAACTCACATGGGCTGAAACAACCACCCCTTAAATTACAGATATCCAACCATTTTCTCCACTtggaagtaaaataaataaataaatttaaaaaagctcCAATATGAAATGGGCTTGGGGTTTGTGACCAGTCAGGGCTAGGCTGTATTCTGTAGTATATGAACACAGCTCTTTTCTGTGGATCTCTCTCAGAATCTCACCAAAGATTGGGcactccccccgcccccgccccctcccttccctcacTTATCAATGTGACAACAAAGCTGCATCAGGTACCACTGCCCGCCTGACTAGCCGAATGTACCCACCTGACCCCGTGTAGTCCGAGTCGCCATTCACCCCGTCCAGGAACGGGACTTTAGAAAGTGCAGGCTTGCCCCGGCCACGTTTGGGAGGTGAGgcgctgtggagagagagagagagagggggtcactGTGAGGAAAGGCCTGTTTCTAACACTGAATAAAGAACGAGTGGCATCTCTCTCTAAAGAGCAGGGAAGGGTCATGTCCAAGTCTGTATACATGCTTACTGTTGAGTATACAAGTTATATACTGAATAGTAGGGAAGTAAGCCATTTTGGACATGGCCAGGTGTGTACGGGTGGCTCACCTGTCCTTGCggaaggtgggggaggggctgcaCTCTGAGTCCGAGCAGCTGTCTCTGTGCTTCCTGAATCCATTAGTCAGGCCTGGGGAGAAACACACGGCAGAATGACATCACTATGACGTCACTGTTACAGCTAAAACTGAATAAACCAACACCCTGAACTAGGCCCAATATCCACTGCACGGACAAGCCGCCAATTAAGATGGCACCTACATTTAACGTCTAACGTCAGACGTTCACAAATAGAAAGCTGTTGAATGTCAAATGGCCAATCAGTGTCGCGCCACGTACCTCCCTCCCGGGCGGGGCGAGGTGACttctccccctcgctctccgAGCTGGCGCTGAGGCTTCGGGGCCGcggccggggggtggggggcgaggCGCGTGGCGGGGTGGGCAGGGCGGGCTTGGTGGGGGTGACAGCGGAAGCGTTCGGGGAGGAGTTGGGCACgggggaggcggaggggggGCCCTCGGCGCCCGCGGCCCCGTTCTGCAGGGGGCTCTCCTTGCCCTTCAGCAGCTTGGCCCCGTTTTTGGCCTTCTTGAACAGGACGGAGGTGCGGCGGCCCACGCCCACGGCGGGCGGCGTGCGGGGCGTGTCGGGGGAGGAGACCCCGTTGACCAGCCGGCCCTCGGCGGGGGAGCGCGGCGTGCCCTCCTCTGCCGCTCCGGGGCTGAGGTCGCTCCCCGCGCCGGAGCCCCCGGCCTCAGCGTCCGGTCTCTGCCGCTTGTGCGAGCGGCCGGGCGTGCGGGGCTCCCCCGTCACGGGCCGCAGCGTGGGGGGGTCCTGGGGGGGCTCGCCCTGGGGGTGGGACAGGGCAGGGCTTGTGGGTTCGAGCGTTGGTGGAGGGGTGGATTTCATGTCGTCTGATGGGAGGGAAAAGGGGAAAGATAGAAATGtgatatgagaaaaaaaaaaaaaaaagattgcatCGACGCAAACATTCAAACTGGAAAtgacatttctacattttacatGCGTTACAGGGGTGACCCAAAATAACAGATTCATTGTACAGTTCTTTTAAAGTGTCAatccaaatatatttattacaaCTGATACCGTCTCATGATAAAATCTGGAGCAGTATCAATTAAATGTGTATGCATTCTTAAGTTTACCCTTTATATGCCGTTCTAAACAAGCAATGTCGGGGGCAACATTCCCGCCACATTGAAATGACGACGTGTAAAGAGCTAGAGTCTTAATGCTCAATATTACTACGTCAGAACACACTGTTGGTTGTCTCCAGGTAGTCTTGTCTCCAAATACCGCCAAATTACCTTGAGAAAAATGAAGCACTTCATGTGCTCCTATTAAATAGCTTAATTTTGAATGGAACTGTTGGtgtatgaaaacaaacttttgtgACTGCCAGTGACCACAGACGTCACTAAATCCACCAAAGCTGAACAATTAGGGATAGACACTTCAACTGAAGACACAGTCTCTACATGCAATGCAGGGGTGAGGGCAGAACCGGGCCAGAACCGggccgtctctctctcaccgttCTCCGGCGTGGCGGTGGAGACGCGGGAGTGGTCGTGAGCGTCGccgcccccgccctcctccctctcctcccccccctcctcctcctcctcctcctcctcctcgtcctcctccttgACGGCGCCGTTGAGCTGCAGCAGGTGGCGCTGTTGCTGCTGGCCCAGCCGGTGCCGCAGGGTGTTGATCTCGCGGCGGAGCAGACGGATGCGCCGGGTTCGAGCCCCGCTCGAGCGCATGGACGTCACCATGTCCAGCTTGTCCAGCAGCTCCTTCAGCTGGGCCTCCAGGGACAGGTGCAGCCGgttctccgggaccaggaggcTGTCCACTGCGGGGGACACCAGGGGGGACCATCTCACTTTTAATATCCAACAGGGCTTAACTTAGCTCTACGCTGACACGATTATACTGTAGACTGTTGTCACtagggatgtgtaccgagagccggtattttttggtaccggttcctaattggtcggtaccagagtaccgctaaagattctggacaaacgatactgttttcggtattttttttaagagtctacctaaccgtcgcgtaattatgacactgccgccgtcgacaggttatgacgcagcgccccgttgttttctctagtagtcaatatgtcGGCCGTAAGAGCAAAGCGCTCCAAGGTATGGGCAcacttcatcaaactcaatgaatcctcggctcaatgcaatatatgcaagaaagtagttgcgtcaaaggggggtaacaccagcaacatcatgaaacacttgcagtctacccatagcataaagctgaaggagtgcggcgtgttaaacaacgcatctaaagttagcaacccggcagacgctaacaacaccgtgccctcctccgtgcaggcagactccgacagtgcttcttcatcaagtcacggtgagtgtaatcattaaaggggaagtgaaatactagattaagttggcataatttacaagattggttcccaatatatacatccttaaaggtttaagactgccagtaaagctggattaaaaataataagtaattaaatgaCCCTTTTTTAAAACTTGCGCAGCACCATTTTATCCGAGTGTATAGCGTGacgtcactctgtccagagcgatctcggctgctgccagagaaaataaatatgttgcttttccttaacAAAAACTGTTAGGGCTAAATGCTTCAAGAGAAGCGCCTcccctacactgttctgtttacatgtatgtgtctgttgggttgaacatgtaAGCATgggctttggtcatctccctaggttgttttttaatttcatctattctgagaagcatttgtaattttaagttaagcttctgttctgttgaagcattatcacattgacagttacctttaaggctgtatggagctgcctgctcgtttttttgacatacctcgcactgcacatgttgacttgctaagggcttaaaaggcaggtgctgtaagttgtttaatgatgttgctggtgttagcccccttgtggtaataaaaaaaacgattgaatcttttaccatcttgtaacgtctttattttatatactaAATTACACGCCGTGATATCGATAAGATtatcgataaataccggcaccgataaggagtatcggtattggtatcggtatcaataaaatcctaacgaCACACATCCCTAGCTgtcactgtttttttaaatcaccttgTTTGTAGCCCATGTTGATTGTGGTGAAGCCAAAAGAAATGGGACAATAAAGttcctatctatctatcaattTTTTTCTAAGGAGCACCAGACCTGGAACGAATACTTGATTggtttgaattcaaatacttgcTTCTATGCTTTATTTGTCCTGTCCGGTGTATTGGAAGatatgaaatgctctcagaaactgcaatccctgccttctggtcctgaactgcaccaggcaagatcaatcgagcacagaaaagcatttgaatccaaagtcATTCCAGCCAGACGCTCATAAAGCGGGAGCCCTGTAGGGCGCGGTCCGGGGCGCGGGCGGGGCACGGGCGGGGCGCTGCTCACCGTCCTCCCAGGAGCAGCGGTAGTAGTCGTTTTTGTGCGGCGAGTCGGGCAGGAGCATGCCGGTCGCGGGGTCCAGGCCGCTGCTGTGGGCCTGGCGGTGCGCGTGCCGCAGGATGGCGCCCCCTAGGTCGCGCAAGCGCACGGCGGCTCGGTGGAAGACCGTGTCCCGGCCGTTGTAGCGCAGGCAGTTGGCCACCATCAGGTTGAAGTCGCCCTCCAGCTCCCCCAGCGAGCTGTATCTGTGCGCGTCCACCTTGGACCGCATGGTGGAGAAGTCCATGGGCTGCGTCACGAACTCCAGGTAGTCCGGAACCTGGAGGACGGAACGAGGGGCCCCAGGAAACCACGGTTACGCTCCTTAGCTTCTTTTTACTTTATCATCACATTCTATTTTTAGAATTGTGTATTATATAAACTGCAGTTATGTCTTCATGTTATATAATGttctattttacatttattcatttattcttttctttcatTACTGCTATGTTTCGTTCAACAGGGTGAGATAACTTCTCATTGTACTACCCTGCTTAAAATAAGGTGGATGGATTCACTTTTCAGTGCATGTAATCTCTGGGATCAAACCCACAGCCTTTGCATTGTTAGCGCAATGCTCTGCCGACCGAGCGGGTGAAACTGACACCCTGATATCCTGATGCGCTGGGATTACACAGAACAGCGGGGGTTTTTAAACGGGCAGCAGAGCGGACACCCCCGCGTACCTCCTTAAGGCTGACGGGCTGGGCGAAGATCTGTGCGGGGTCCTTCTCCTGCAGCTGGTCGAGCGTGGAGCGCAGGAGCACCAGGGATGGGGTGAGCTGCATCTCCAGGGCAGCCTGGTGGGCCTTCacctgggagggagagagaggggtcaggccagggtGTAAAGGCCCATTGAACTGATTGATTTAAATTCTTTATTGacgatataaaaaatatatgacgTATATAAAGAAATATACGCACAGCCTCAACCAGGAGGCATCATATCTTTGTACAGTATTTGTCAAATggataaaacacaataaagcccAGGAGCTTATTTCCACTGTGGTCCATCCACATCAcaaactacaactataaccataactataaccataaccataaccataacaatgtgagcatccacactgctgaacgaTAACATTCTATAAATAGCCTCTCGGCTATGTCATACGCCATGTTGCATGCGATGCCCTGTAATTTGGGTTGAATTCTTACTggttgtcagtgttttatcgttcaGGCAGCTGGAAGAAacggctctgaaagtgatcccaagaATATTGTGCGTCACAGTCGTTATAGTTCTGGTGTGGACTCCACTTAAGTTAGAACGATAGCTATCCTTCTTGGTGTGAATGGGCCTTCACCCTCTCGAT
Above is a genomic segment from Conger conger chromosome 10, fConCon1.1, whole genome shotgun sequence containing:
- the brpf3b gene encoding bromodomain and PHD finger-containing protein 3, which encodes MRKPRRRGRQAGGSPSVGGVAAGGRGAAGRGGSGIHQRSPSPYSLKVSPARETLTYAQAQKMVEVDLDGRLHRISIFDPLTVITEDEMTAQDIAECNSNKENSEQPLFASSAKLGRKMPAAKGRRKDAKHSSSSSSSSSQNNHPNSHQQCKSQPNSSHHPLHHGPLPKPSFRILDSFSPTDAPPLPAAYYRYMEKSAEELDTEAEYDMDEEDLAWLEMVNEKRASDGQSSVSPDTFELLMDRLEKESYLESRSQAPSQSAIDEDAFCCVCLDDECLNSNVILFCDICNLAVHQECYGVPYIPEGQWLCRCCLQSPSRPVDCVLCPNRGGAFKQTSDGRWAHVVCAIWIPEVCFANTVFLEPVEGVDNIPPARWKLTCYLCKQKGRGASIQCHKANCYTAFHVTCAQRAGLFMKIDPVRETNVNGTTFSVKKTAFCDAHSPPGEDARAGSDDEETGGRVVGGRGNRGSSAYTQSPAVHTNRRGGKKGSKLLKKKVKKSLEVASRRAAMPLVTVPQIPAHRLNKICKGVLVQRKNQFMQRLHNYWLLKRQSRNGVPLIRRLHSHLQAQRTAEQREPDEKVCAVREELKYWQKLRHDLERARLLVELIRKREKLKREQVKAHQAALEMQLTPSLVLLRSTLDQLQEKDPAQIFAQPVSLKEVPDYLEFVTQPMDFSTMRSKVDAHRYSSLGELEGDFNLMVANCLRYNGRDTVFHRAAVRLRDLGGAILRHAHRQAHSSGLDPATGMLLPDSPHKNDYYRCSWEDVDSLLVPENRLHLSLEAQLKELLDKLDMVTSMRSSGARTRRIRLLRREINTLRHRLGQQQQRHLLQLNGAVKEEDEEEEEEEEEGGEEREEGGGGDAHDHSRVSTATPENDDMKSTPPPTLEPTSPALSHPQGEPPQDPPTLRPVTGEPRTPGRSHKRQRPDAEAGGSGAGSDLSPGAAEEGTPRSPAEGRLVNGVSSPDTPRTPPAVGVGRRTSVLFKKAKNGAKLLKGKESPLQNGAAGAEGPPSASPVPNSSPNASAVTPTKPALPTPPRASPPTPRPRPRSLSASSESEGEKSPRPAREGGLTNGFRKHRDSCSDSECSPSPTFRKDSASPPKRGRGKPALSKVPFLDGVNGDSDYTGSGSSLLMPFENGAELEPLDLVWAKCRGYPSYPALIIDPDMPQEGLLHNGVPIPVPPQDVLKLGELRQEEAGEKLFLVLFFDNKRTWQWLPRTKVLPLGVDDTADKLRMMEGRKTSIRKSVQVAYDRAMLHLSRVRGDHPFVTSSYL